In Streptomyces ambofaciens ATCC 23877, a single genomic region encodes these proteins:
- a CDS encoding sigma-70 family RNA polymerase sigma factor, protein MAPQAGTRGTGTEDRRAATRTARLRSRIPEPDEEPDLLGQYLAQIGATALLTAEDEVTLARRIEAGVRAMEELEAADTGEPAPTPARRRALEETVRDGRAAKDHMVRANLRLVVSMAKRHAHRGLPLLDVIQEGNLGLIRAVEKFDHTKGFKFSTYATWWIRQAIERGLATHARTVRLPVHVVEQLQKLAKVERKLRGRLDREPTADEVAAESGIDGDKVVWLRRVGRDAVSLDTPVDEAGETVVGDLIPDTEVLQAPEVAEFQALAAELREAVGTLAPREAMILSLRYGLHDGRPRTLHQVAQHVGLTRERVRQLEKASLDHLRAPETRDRLLDWAG, encoded by the coding sequence CGAACCCGACGAGGAGCCCGACCTGCTCGGCCAGTACCTGGCCCAGATCGGCGCCACCGCGCTGCTGACCGCCGAGGACGAGGTGACACTGGCCCGCCGCATCGAGGCCGGAGTCCGGGCCATGGAGGAACTGGAGGCGGCCGACACCGGCGAACCGGCCCCGACACCCGCGCGCCGCCGCGCGCTGGAGGAGACCGTCCGCGACGGTCGGGCGGCCAAGGACCACATGGTGCGGGCCAATCTGCGGCTGGTGGTCTCGATGGCCAAACGCCACGCCCACCGGGGACTGCCCCTGCTGGACGTCATCCAGGAGGGCAACCTCGGCCTCATCCGCGCCGTGGAGAAGTTCGACCACACCAAGGGCTTCAAGTTCTCCACCTACGCGACCTGGTGGATCCGGCAGGCCATCGAGCGGGGCCTGGCGACCCACGCGCGTACCGTGCGCCTTCCGGTGCACGTCGTCGAGCAGTTGCAGAAGCTGGCCAAGGTCGAGCGCAAGCTGCGCGGCCGGCTGGACCGTGAGCCGACCGCGGACGAGGTGGCGGCCGAGAGCGGCATCGACGGCGACAAGGTCGTCTGGCTGCGCCGGGTGGGACGGGACGCGGTCAGCCTGGACACTCCCGTCGACGAGGCAGGAGAGACCGTCGTCGGCGACCTCATCCCGGACACGGAGGTACTCCAGGCCCCCGAGGTCGCCGAGTTCCAGGCGCTGGCGGCGGAACTGCGGGAGGCCGTCGGCACCCTCGCTCCCCGCGAGGCCATGATCCTCAGCCTCCGCTACGGCCTGCACGACGGCCGCCCGCGCACCCTGCACCAGGTCGCCCAGCACGTGGGACTGACCCGGGAACGAGTCCGCCAACTGGAGAAGGCCTCGCTCGACCACCTGCGCGCCCCCGAGACCCGCGACCGGCTGCTGGACTGGGCGGGCTGA
- a CDS encoding TerC/Alx family metal homeostasis membrane protein: MNVSPTVWLLTVAGLCVLVAADFFIGRKPHDVSIREAGIWTAVWVVLAALFGVGLLVFGGGGPGGEFFAGYITEKSLSVDNLFVFVLIMAKFAVPSQYQQRVLMVGVLVALVLRAGFIAAGAAIISAFSWVFYVFGAFLIWTAWKLIQDARKGGHDEEYEENKLLKSIERRFGVADRYHGTKLWIEENGRRVMTPMLVVMLAIGMTDVLFALDSIPAIYGLTQDPYIVFTANAFALMGLRQLYFLIGGLLKRLVHLSYGLSVILGFIGVKLVLHALHESGVHVPEIGIPFSLGFIVLVLAVTTATSLWAARKQEREQEDRQEERQEQGQPRGPGV; encoded by the coding sequence GTGAACGTTTCCCCCACGGTCTGGCTGCTGACCGTCGCGGGCCTGTGCGTCCTCGTCGCCGCCGACTTCTTCATCGGCCGCAAGCCGCACGACGTGTCGATCAGGGAGGCCGGCATCTGGACGGCCGTCTGGGTGGTTCTGGCAGCCCTGTTCGGCGTGGGGCTGCTCGTGTTCGGCGGGGGCGGACCGGGCGGCGAGTTCTTCGCCGGTTACATCACCGAGAAGTCGCTGAGCGTCGACAACCTCTTCGTCTTCGTCCTGATCATGGCGAAGTTCGCGGTGCCCTCCCAGTACCAGCAGCGCGTGCTGATGGTCGGCGTCCTGGTGGCCCTGGTCCTGCGCGCCGGCTTCATCGCGGCCGGCGCGGCGATCATCTCCGCCTTCTCCTGGGTGTTCTACGTCTTCGGCGCCTTCCTGATCTGGACGGCCTGGAAGCTCATCCAGGACGCGCGCAAGGGAGGGCACGACGAGGAGTACGAGGAGAACAAGCTGCTGAAGTCGATCGAGCGCCGTTTCGGCGTCGCCGACCGGTACCACGGCACCAAGCTGTGGATCGAGGAGAACGGCCGGCGGGTGATGACCCCGATGCTGGTCGTGATGCTGGCGATCGGCATGACCGACGTCCTGTTCGCCCTGGACTCCATCCCCGCCATCTACGGCCTGACCCAGGACCCGTACATCGTGTTCACGGCCAACGCGTTCGCCCTGATGGGCCTGCGCCAGCTGTACTTCCTCATCGGCGGCCTGCTGAAGAGGCTCGTGCACCTCTCGTACGGTCTGTCGGTCATCCTGGGCTTCATCGGCGTGAAGCTGGTGCTGCACGCCCTGCACGAGTCCGGGGTCCACGTCCCCGAGATCGGCATCCCCTTCTCGCTCGGCTTCATCGTGCTCGTCCTCGCGGTCACCACGGCGACGAGCCTGTGGGCCGCGAGGAAGCAGGAGCGGGAGCAGGAGGACAGGCAGGAGGAGAGGCAGGAGCAGGGGCAGCCGCGGGGACCGGGCGTCTGA
- a CDS encoding NAD(P)H-dependent oxidoreductase, producing the protein MSVRILALVGSLRAGSHNRQLAEAAARFAPEGAEVQLFEGLADIPFYNEDIDVEGSVPAAAVKLREAAQASDAFLLFSPEYNGTIPAVLKNAIDWLSRPFGAGAFAGKPAAVVGTAFGQYGGVWAQDDTRKAVGIAGGKVIEDIKLSIPGSVTRFAEVHPADDAEVAAQLTEVVARLHGHADEAIAA; encoded by the coding sequence ATGTCTGTCCGCATCCTTGCGCTCGTCGGCAGCCTTCGCGCCGGTTCGCACAACCGCCAGCTCGCCGAGGCGGCCGCCCGGTTCGCCCCGGAGGGTGCCGAGGTGCAGCTGTTCGAGGGGCTGGCCGACATCCCCTTCTACAACGAGGACATCGACGTCGAGGGCAGCGTCCCGGCCGCCGCCGTGAAGCTGCGCGAGGCCGCCCAGGCCTCCGACGCCTTCCTGCTCTTCTCGCCGGAGTACAACGGCACCATCCCGGCCGTCCTGAAGAACGCCATCGACTGGCTGTCCCGCCCGTTCGGCGCGGGCGCCTTCGCCGGCAAGCCCGCCGCCGTGGTCGGTACCGCCTTCGGCCAGTACGGCGGCGTGTGGGCGCAGGACGACACCCGCAAGGCCGTGGGCATCGCCGGCGGCAAGGTGATCGAGGACATCAAGCTGTCCATCCCCGGTTCGGTGACCCGCTTCGCCGAGGTCCACCCGGCCGACGACGCCGAGGTCGCCGCCCAGCTGACCGAGGTCGTCGCCCGGCTGCACGGCCACGCCGACGAGGCCATCGCCGCCTGA